In Prescottella soli, a genomic segment contains:
- a CDS encoding VOC family protein, with protein MGYEIQITVDSKDPHQQAKWWANTLGWQVEPSDEEFIRGLVAAGHAQESDTTVFEGVLVWREGAAIRDPEQPQRPRVLFQLVPEGKSAKNRLHFDVRVGDRREDVAAELVEAGASILHRGQQGPSIWITMTDPEGNEFCVS; from the coding sequence ATGGGATACGAAATTCAGATCACCGTCGACTCGAAGGACCCGCACCAGCAGGCCAAGTGGTGGGCGAACACGCTGGGCTGGCAGGTGGAACCCAGTGACGAGGAGTTCATCAGGGGCCTCGTCGCGGCCGGGCACGCACAGGAATCGGACACGACCGTGTTCGAGGGCGTGCTCGTCTGGCGGGAGGGAGCGGCCATCCGGGACCCCGAGCAGCCGCAACGCCCCCGGGTGCTGTTCCAGCTCGTGCCGGAGGGCAAGTCCGCCAAGAACCGGCTGCACTTCGACGTCCGGGTGGGGGATCGACGCGAGGACGTGGCCGCCGAACTGGTCGAGGCCGGAGCGTCGATCCTCCACCGCGGGCAGCAGGGGCCCAGCATCTGGATCACCATGACGGATCCGGAGGGCAACGAGTTCTGCGTGTCCTGA